A single genomic interval of Streptomyces sp. NBC_00663 harbors:
- a CDS encoding fumarylacetoacetate hydrolase family protein has translation MKLLRVGPPGEERPAVRTDDGRLLDLSSLASDIDGAFLAGDGVQRARAAVVAGELPELDTDGLRIGAPIARPGKIVCVGLNYRDHAAETGAQIPPRPVVFMKDPGTVVGPYDEVLIPRGSVKTDWEVELAVVIGRRARYLDGPAAARDVIAGYAVSHDVSEREFQLEYSPQWDLGKSCETFNPLGPWLVTADEAGDPQNLGLHLSVNGVKRQDGHTSDMIFPVDHIVSYLSQYMVLEPGDVINTGTPAGVALGLPGTPYLRPGDTVELSVDGLGSQRQTFGQA, from the coding sequence GTGAAACTGCTACGAGTCGGGCCCCCCGGCGAGGAACGGCCCGCCGTCCGCACCGACGACGGGCGGCTGCTGGACCTGTCCTCCTTGGCCTCCGACATCGACGGCGCCTTCCTCGCCGGGGACGGTGTCCAGCGGGCCCGTGCCGCGGTCGTGGCGGGCGAGCTGCCCGAACTGGACACCGACGGTCTGCGGATCGGCGCTCCGATCGCCCGCCCGGGGAAGATCGTCTGCGTCGGTCTGAACTACCGGGACCACGCCGCCGAGACCGGCGCGCAGATCCCTCCGCGTCCGGTGGTGTTCATGAAGGACCCGGGCACGGTCGTCGGCCCGTACGACGAGGTGCTGATCCCCCGCGGCTCGGTGAAGACCGACTGGGAGGTAGAGCTCGCGGTCGTCATCGGCCGCCGGGCCCGCTACCTCGACGGACCGGCCGCCGCGCGGGACGTGATCGCCGGCTACGCGGTCAGCCACGACGTCTCGGAGCGCGAGTTCCAGCTGGAGTACTCACCCCAGTGGGACCTCGGCAAGTCGTGCGAGACGTTCAATCCCCTCGGCCCCTGGCTGGTCACCGCCGACGAGGCCGGCGACCCGCAGAACCTCGGACTGCACCTGAGCGTCAACGGCGTGAAGCGGCAGGACGGCCACACCAGCGACATGATCTTCCCGGTCGACCACATCGTGTCGTACCTGAGCCAGTACATGGTTCTGGAACCGGGCGACGTGATCAACACCGGTACGCCCGCGGGCGTGGCCCTCGGCCTGCCCGGCACCCCGTATCTGCGTCCCGGCGACACCGTCGAGCTGTCCGTGGACGGGCTCGGCAGCCAGCGCCAGACCTTCGGCCAAGCGTGA
- a CDS encoding sugar ABC transporter substrate-binding protein: MKLPRPRSTAAAVTAVLAAMSLATACNRESSDAVGAGSDKPAIGIDLPRSDSDFWNSYAQYVKTDIKTDGIHALPLSNSQNDVTKLVANVQVFENTGAKAVVMAPQDTGAIASTLDTLASKKIPVVSVDTRPDKGDVYMVVRADNRAYGTKACEYLGKQLGGEGKVAELQGALDSINGRDRSEAFAECMKTKFPKIKIFELPTDWKGDVASAKLQSLLAQHPDLNGVYMQAGGVFLQPTLALLEQKKLLKPAGEKGHITIISNDGIPQEFDAIRKGQIDATISQPADLYAKYALYYAQAAADGKTFKPGKTDHDSTIVKIPNGLEDQLPAPLVTKDNVDDKTLWGNNVG; the protein is encoded by the coding sequence ATGAAGCTCCCTCGCCCCCGCTCCACCGCCGCAGCCGTCACCGCCGTCCTCGCTGCCATGTCGCTCGCCACCGCGTGCAACCGGGAGAGTTCCGACGCGGTCGGCGCCGGCAGCGACAAGCCGGCCATCGGCATCGACCTGCCGCGCTCCGACTCCGACTTCTGGAACTCCTACGCGCAGTACGTGAAGACGGACATCAAGACCGACGGCATCCACGCCCTGCCGCTGAGCAACTCGCAGAACGACGTCACCAAGCTGGTCGCCAACGTCCAGGTGTTCGAGAACACCGGCGCCAAGGCCGTCGTCATGGCCCCGCAGGACACCGGCGCCATCGCCTCCACCCTCGACACCCTGGCCTCGAAGAAGATCCCCGTGGTCAGCGTCGACACCCGGCCCGACAAGGGCGACGTCTACATGGTGGTCCGCGCCGACAACCGCGCGTACGGCACCAAGGCGTGCGAGTACCTCGGCAAGCAGCTGGGCGGCGAGGGCAAGGTCGCCGAGTTGCAGGGCGCCCTGGACTCCATCAACGGACGCGACCGGTCCGAGGCGTTCGCGGAGTGCATGAAGACCAAGTTCCCCAAGATCAAGATCTTTGAGCTGCCCACCGACTGGAAGGGCGACGTCGCCTCCGCCAAGCTCCAGTCGCTGCTCGCCCAGCACCCGGACCTGAACGGCGTCTACATGCAGGCCGGCGGTGTCTTCCTCCAGCCCACCCTCGCCCTCCTGGAGCAGAAGAAGCTGCTCAAGCCGGCCGGCGAGAAGGGCCACATCACGATCATCTCCAACGACGGCATCCCGCAGGAGTTCGACGCCATCCGCAAGGGCCAGATCGACGCCACGATCTCCCAGCCCGCCGACCTGTACGCGAAGTACGCGCTGTACTACGCCCAGGCCGCGGCCGACGGAAAGACCTTCAAGCCGGGCAAGACCGACCACGACTCCACGATCGTCAAGATCCCCAACGGTCTGGAGGACCAGCTGCCCGCGCCGCTGGTGACCAAGGACAACGTGGACGACAAGACCCTGTGGGGCAACAACGTCGGCTGA
- a CDS encoding sugar ABC transporter ATP-binding protein, with translation MADTATAPSTGPGHPAPVAEATGISKRFGATVALRDARISIAAGESHALVGRNGAGKSTLVSILTGIQQPDTGSLRFSGEPAPAFGDIDAWRSRVACVYQRSTIIGELTVAENLFLNRQSGGAVQPIRWKQLRARAAELLGEYGVAVDPGARAKDLTVEQRQFVEIARALSFGARFIILDEPTAKLDARGIGRLFDKLRALQEQGVAFLFISHHLQEVYDLCSTVTVYRDAAHVLTAPVAELGHRELVEAMTGESAASDTAAVGGPRTAPTGSEVLAVDGLTLPGACQELSLSVRSGEVVGLAGAAASGNVQVGEAIAGLHRAEDGRISVGDLTVRTGSVPSALAAGVGFVPEDRHLQGLVNNRSVAENATLTVTDQLGPFGTVLPSRTRAFAGRMIRDLDIKTPGAATPVSALSGGNQQKVVIARALATDPRVLVAIRPTNGVDVKSKEFLLGRIRQVADGGKAALIVSDELDDLKVCDRVVVMFHGRTVAEFERGWKDEDVVAAMEGVGTTPASTASGTDKHGR, from the coding sequence ATGGCGGACACCGCGACCGCCCCGAGCACCGGCCCCGGGCATCCGGCCCCGGTGGCCGAGGCGACCGGGATCAGCAAACGATTCGGCGCGACCGTCGCGCTGCGCGACGCCCGCATCAGCATCGCCGCGGGCGAGTCGCACGCCCTGGTGGGACGCAACGGCGCCGGCAAGTCGACCCTCGTGTCGATCCTCACCGGCATCCAGCAGCCCGACACCGGATCACTGCGTTTCTCCGGCGAGCCGGCGCCCGCCTTCGGCGACATCGACGCCTGGCGCTCCCGCGTCGCCTGCGTCTACCAGCGCTCCACGATCATCGGTGAACTGACCGTCGCCGAGAACCTCTTTCTGAACCGGCAGAGCGGCGGCGCGGTACAGCCCATCCGCTGGAAGCAACTCCGGGCGCGCGCCGCTGAGTTGCTCGGCGAGTACGGTGTGGCCGTCGACCCCGGCGCGCGGGCCAAGGACCTGACCGTCGAGCAGCGGCAGTTCGTCGAGATCGCCCGGGCGCTGTCCTTCGGCGCCCGCTTCATCATCCTCGACGAGCCGACCGCCAAGCTCGACGCCCGCGGCATCGGCCGCCTCTTCGACAAGCTCCGCGCCCTTCAGGAGCAGGGCGTCGCCTTCCTCTTCATCTCCCACCATCTGCAAGAGGTGTACGACCTCTGTAGCACCGTCACCGTCTACCGCGACGCGGCCCACGTCCTCACCGCGCCGGTCGCCGAACTCGGCCACCGCGAACTGGTGGAGGCCATGACGGGGGAGTCCGCCGCCTCGGACACCGCGGCCGTCGGCGGCCCCCGCACGGCACCCACGGGTTCCGAAGTGCTCGCCGTCGACGGCCTCACGCTGCCGGGCGCCTGCCAGGAGCTGTCCCTGTCGGTGCGCTCCGGTGAGGTCGTCGGCCTCGCCGGAGCGGCGGCGAGCGGCAATGTGCAGGTGGGCGAGGCGATCGCCGGACTGCACCGCGCCGAGGACGGCAGGATCTCGGTGGGCGACCTGACCGTGCGCACCGGCAGTGTGCCGTCCGCCCTCGCCGCCGGCGTCGGCTTCGTCCCCGAGGACCGCCACCTCCAGGGGCTGGTCAACAATCGCAGCGTGGCGGAGAACGCGACGCTCACCGTCACCGACCAGCTCGGCCCGTTCGGCACGGTGCTGCCCTCCCGGACCAGGGCCTTCGCCGGCCGCATGATCAGGGACCTGGACATCAAGACCCCGGGCGCCGCCACCCCGGTCTCCGCTCTCTCCGGCGGCAACCAGCAGAAGGTCGTCATCGCCCGCGCCCTGGCCACCGACCCCCGCGTCCTGGTCGCCATCAGGCCCACCAACGGCGTCGACGTCAAGTCCAAGGAGTTCCTGCTCGGCAGGATCCGGCAGGTCGCCGACGGCGGCAAGGCGGCGCTGATCGTCTCCGACGAACTCGACGACCTCAAGGTGTGCGACCGCGTCGTCGTCATGTTCCACGGCCGGACGGTCGCCGAGTTCGAGCGCGGCTGGAAGGACGAGGACGTCGTCGCCGCCATGGAGGGCGTCGGCACCACCCCAGCATCCACCGCATCCGGCACCGACAAGCACGGAAGGTAG
- a CDS encoding ABC transporter permease translates to MSATTELTEPTASPAGPAAPADTARRRIDLGRFRELSLVPAILVLMLIGFIVSPAFLTSDNLIGVLQQSTELSLLVLATTFILICGRMDLSLESTIGVAPVIAVWLVLPTSGGRFNGLGLFPEWTAVPLCLLVGAVIGAVNGFLILKLRLNGFIVTLGALTMLRGLQVALSEGQSIVELPSSFTYLGKASWLGAPAAIWVCGVLFAIGGGALAWLRHGRALYAIGGNAEAARTAGIRVDRIVWIVLIIGSVLAAFAGILYSGHYGSISATQGSGWIFQVFAATVIGGVSLNGGKGSVFGALTGVLTLQLVVNVMTLAGVPPLWNQFLNGAIIIVALIISRFASGEKQE, encoded by the coding sequence ATGTCCGCCACCACAGAGCTCACCGAGCCCACAGCCAGCCCGGCGGGACCGGCCGCCCCCGCGGACACCGCCCGTCGCCGGATCGACCTCGGCCGCTTCCGCGAACTGTCCCTGGTCCCGGCCATCCTCGTGCTGATGCTGATCGGGTTCATCGTCTCGCCGGCGTTCCTCACCTCGGACAACCTCATCGGCGTACTGCAACAGTCCACCGAACTGAGCCTGCTGGTCCTCGCCACGACGTTCATCCTGATCTGCGGGCGGATGGACCTCTCCCTGGAGTCCACCATCGGTGTGGCTCCCGTCATCGCCGTCTGGCTGGTCCTGCCCACCAGCGGCGGCCGGTTCAACGGCCTCGGGCTCTTCCCGGAATGGACGGCCGTCCCGCTCTGTCTGCTGGTCGGCGCGGTGATCGGTGCCGTCAACGGCTTCCTGATCCTCAAGCTGCGCCTGAACGGCTTCATCGTCACGCTCGGCGCCCTGACCATGCTGCGCGGCCTTCAGGTCGCCCTGTCCGAGGGCCAGTCCATCGTCGAACTGCCCTCCTCCTTCACCTACTTGGGAAAGGCGTCCTGGCTGGGTGCACCCGCCGCCATCTGGGTGTGCGGGGTGCTCTTCGCGATCGGCGGCGGCGCCCTGGCCTGGCTGCGGCACGGCCGCGCGCTGTACGCGATCGGCGGCAACGCCGAGGCGGCCCGCACGGCCGGTATCCGCGTCGACCGGATCGTGTGGATCGTCCTCATCATCGGCAGCGTGCTCGCCGCGTTCGCCGGCATCCTCTACAGCGGCCACTACGGCTCCATCTCCGCCACCCAGGGCAGTGGCTGGATCTTCCAGGTCTTCGCCGCGACCGTCATCGGCGGGGTCAGCCTCAACGGCGGCAAGGGCTCCGTCTTCGGCGCCCTGACCGGTGTCCTCACCCTCCAACTCGTCGTCAACGTCATGACGTTGGCCGGCGTGCCGCCGCTGTGGAACCAGTTCCTCAACGGCGCGATCATCATCGTCGCGCTGATCATCTCCCGCTTCGCCTCGGGCGAGAAGCAAGAATGA
- a CDS encoding FadR/GntR family transcriptional regulator codes for MALTDEAIDRIKNMIVAGELAPGSRLPREEVLAGQLGLSRNSLREAVRALTAMRILISRQGDGTYVSSLEPHLLLESLSFAADVSQGHNALQLLQVRRLLEPQATGLAAALLRPEDLQELRDLLDQCRSAASVEEFVAHDIAFHLRIVEAVGNPVLSMLLSVLSTRTQRVRIIRGSHIRQALDNAHQDHEAILRALESRDALLAVSAATVHITAVEQWLATSLNDDSLPAIDG; via the coding sequence ATGGCACTGACCGACGAGGCCATCGACAGGATCAAGAACATGATCGTCGCGGGCGAACTCGCGCCGGGCTCCCGTCTGCCCAGGGAAGAGGTGCTGGCCGGGCAGCTCGGGCTGTCCCGCAACTCGCTGCGCGAAGCCGTCCGCGCGCTGACCGCCATGCGCATCCTGATCAGCCGGCAGGGCGACGGCACCTATGTCTCCAGCCTGGAGCCGCACCTCCTGCTCGAAAGCCTGTCCTTCGCCGCGGACGTCTCCCAGGGACACAACGCCCTGCAACTGCTCCAGGTCCGCAGGCTGCTCGAACCACAGGCGACCGGACTGGCCGCGGCGCTGCTGCGGCCGGAGGACCTCCAGGAGCTGCGTGACCTCCTGGACCAGTGCCGCTCGGCCGCCAGCGTCGAGGAGTTCGTCGCGCACGACATCGCCTTCCACCTCAGGATCGTGGAGGCCGTCGGCAATCCGGTGCTGTCCATGCTGCTGAGCGTGCTCTCCACCCGCACCCAGCGCGTCCGCATCATCCGAGGCAGCCACATCCGCCAGGCCCTGGACAACGCCCACCAGGACCACGAGGCGATCCTGCGCGCGCTGGAGTCGCGTGACGCCCTGCTGGCCGTCTCCGCCGCGACCGTCCACATCACCGCCGTCGAACAGTGGCTGGCGACGAGCCTGAACGACGACTCACTCCCGGCGATCGACGGCTGA
- a CDS encoding esterase, whose translation MDINRRTVIRGAAAVAAIGMAEGAAGEASASTASSAGTSSASSAYSLEFDSTAWSYDSANDVYYQIGKVYVTDPAATDYENLSIYVPGAYLTATANSDGTTYTATVNAKGTVGAHSGRTAPIVIPVNTPGYAGQKPATSYSYSSVSKYLEAGHIYVWPGMRGRDSSTSTRSDAAPWGVTDLKAAIRFLRYNRSVLPGSTDDIVLFGMSGGGAQDTVAGASGDSALYEPYLRSIGAAMRDAKGRPLSDAVAGVMAWCPITSLHEANLSYEWNMGQFASTGTRASGTWTSAYSTDLAKAWPSYLNRLGLRDEHGRRLRLTESSSGIHLAGSYYDHLIEVITTSLNHFLADTTFPYTVTTRTGPPGSGSTGTTTTYETVADYIAYLNTSSTWVTYDSTTNTATVSGLEGFVKSQKTASKPVGAFDGYSRAQTENGVFAMGLNAPSHFAPLTRDVIKANESTYATYSDWNADYGSSAYDSDFAQKDSVGKDMAWRADAYNPLYYLSPAFAGHRRSQVARHWRIRTGIMQGDTGNTTEINLMLALHNYGIHDVDFATVWAQGHTMAERTGDSTTNFISWVESITKK comes from the coding sequence GTGGACATCAATCGCAGGACCGTCATCCGGGGGGCCGCGGCGGTAGCCGCGATCGGAATGGCCGAGGGCGCGGCAGGTGAAGCCTCTGCCAGTACCGCGTCGTCGGCCGGCACCTCGAGCGCGTCCTCCGCGTACTCGCTGGAGTTCGACTCCACCGCCTGGTCGTACGACTCGGCCAACGACGTGTACTACCAGATCGGAAAGGTGTACGTCACTGACCCGGCCGCGACGGACTACGAGAACCTGTCGATCTACGTACCGGGCGCCTATCTGACGGCCACCGCGAACAGTGACGGGACCACGTACACCGCGACCGTCAACGCGAAGGGCACCGTCGGCGCCCACTCGGGACGCACGGCGCCGATCGTGATACCGGTCAACACCCCTGGCTACGCCGGGCAGAAGCCGGCCACGTCCTACAGCTACAGCAGCGTGTCGAAGTACCTTGAGGCCGGTCACATCTATGTGTGGCCCGGCATGCGCGGCCGGGACAGCTCGACCAGCACCCGCTCCGACGCGGCCCCCTGGGGCGTGACCGACCTCAAGGCCGCGATCCGCTTCCTGCGGTACAACCGGAGCGTCCTGCCCGGCAGCACGGACGACATCGTCCTGTTCGGCATGAGCGGCGGCGGCGCCCAGGACACCGTGGCGGGCGCGTCCGGTGACAGCGCCCTGTACGAGCCCTACCTGCGCTCGATCGGTGCCGCGATGCGGGATGCCAAGGGCCGGCCCCTCAGCGACGCGGTCGCCGGTGTCATGGCCTGGTGCCCGATCACCAGCCTGCACGAGGCCAACCTGTCGTACGAGTGGAACATGGGCCAGTTCGCCTCGACCGGCACCCGCGCGTCCGGCACCTGGACCAGCGCCTATTCGACGGACCTCGCGAAGGCCTGGCCGTCGTACCTCAACCGACTGGGGCTGCGCGACGAGCACGGCAGGCGCCTGCGGCTGACCGAGTCCAGCAGCGGCATCCACCTGGCCGGCAGCTACTACGACCACCTGATCGAGGTGATCACCACCTCGCTCAACCACTTCCTGGCCGACACCACCTTCCCGTACACCGTCACGACGAGGACCGGCCCGCCCGGATCCGGCTCGACGGGGACCACCACCACGTACGAGACGGTCGCCGACTACATCGCCTACCTCAACACCAGCAGCACCTGGGTCACTTACGACTCCACGACCAACACCGCGACGGTGTCCGGCCTCGAGGGCTTCGTCAAGAGCCAGAAGACGGCGAGCAAGCCGGTCGGCGCGTTCGACGGGTACTCGCGCGCGCAGACCGAGAACGGTGTGTTCGCGATGGGGCTCAACGCCCCGTCACACTTCGCGCCGCTCACCCGTGACGTCATCAAGGCGAACGAGTCGACGTACGCGACGTACTCCGACTGGAACGCCGACTACGGCTCCTCGGCGTACGACAGCGACTTCGCGCAGAAGGACAGCGTCGGCAAGGACATGGCCTGGCGGGCCGACGCGTACAACCCCCTGTACTACCTCTCGCCCGCCTTCGCCGGCCACCGCCGCTCGCAGGTGGCACGCCACTGGCGCATCCGCACCGGCATCATGCAGGGCGACACCGGCAACACGACCGAGATCAACCTCATGCTGGCCCTGCACAACTACGGCATCCACGACGTCGACTTCGCCACCGTGTGGGCCCAGGGGCACACCATGGCCGAGCGCACCGGCGACTCGACGACGAACTTCATCAGCTGGGTGGAGTCCATCACCAAGAAATGA
- the katG gene encoding catalase/peroxidase HPI, producing MPGSESENPAIPSPTPTASRPRTNRDWWPDQLDLQVLHQHSSRSNPMDEGFDYAKEFATLDVEALKRDVFEVMTTSQDWWPADYGHYGPLFIRMSWHSAGTYRTADGRGGGGAGAQRFAPLNSWPDNASLDKARRLLWPVKQKYGQQISWADLLVFAGNCAMESMGFKTFGFGFGREDQWEPEEIFWGPEDTWLGDERYSGDRDLAGPFGAVQMGLIYVNPEGPNGTPDPLAAARDIRETFGRMAMNDEETVALIAGGHTFGKCHGAVDPSYVGPEPEGAPIEQQGLGWRNTHGSGVGGDALTSGLEGAWTFEPTKWDNGFLDNLFGYDWELTTSPAGAHQWTPTDPSARDKVPDAHDPSKRHAPIMLTTDLSLKMDPVYGPIARRFHENPDQFALAFAKAWFKLLHRDMGPRSRYLGPWIPEPQLWQDPVPPVDHDLITDTDIAALKATILASGRSVSQLVTTAWASAASFRGTDKRGGANGARIRLAPQKDWEVNNLPEVTETVRALEQIQQDFNGSQTGGTRVSLADLIVLGGCAAIEKSAADAGHELTVPFTPGRTDATQDQTDVESFAVLEPKADAFRNYLRAGEKLSPETLLLDRANMLNLTAPEMTVLIGGMRALGTAYKGTAHGALTDRPQTLTNDFFINLLDMRTQWSTSATDENVYEGRDRETGEVKWTATAVDLVFGSHSQLRALSEVYASHDADAKFVRDFVAAWDKVMNLDRYDVRR from the coding sequence ATGCCCGGCAGTGAGAGCGAGAACCCGGCAATCCCCTCCCCCACCCCCACGGCGAGCCGGCCGCGGACGAACCGGGACTGGTGGCCCGATCAGCTGGACCTTCAGGTTCTCCATCAGCATTCGTCGCGATCGAATCCGATGGACGAGGGCTTCGACTACGCCAAGGAGTTCGCGACCCTCGACGTGGAAGCGCTCAAGCGCGACGTCTTCGAGGTGATGACCACATCGCAGGACTGGTGGCCGGCCGACTACGGTCACTACGGTCCGCTCTTCATCCGGATGAGCTGGCACTCCGCGGGAACGTACCGGACGGCGGACGGCCGGGGCGGCGGCGGTGCCGGCGCACAGCGGTTCGCTCCGCTGAACAGCTGGCCGGACAACGCGAGCCTGGACAAGGCGCGCCGTCTGCTGTGGCCGGTCAAGCAGAAGTACGGGCAGCAGATCTCCTGGGCGGACCTGCTGGTCTTCGCCGGGAACTGCGCCATGGAGTCCATGGGGTTCAAGACGTTCGGGTTCGGCTTCGGGCGGGAGGACCAGTGGGAGCCGGAGGAGATCTTCTGGGGACCCGAGGACACCTGGCTCGGGGATGAGCGCTACAGCGGGGACCGGGATCTGGCCGGTCCGTTCGGCGCCGTGCAGATGGGGCTGATCTACGTCAACCCGGAAGGCCCCAACGGCACCCCGGATCCGCTGGCCGCCGCCCGGGACATCCGTGAGACGTTCGGGCGGATGGCGATGAACGACGAGGAGACGGTGGCGCTCATCGCCGGCGGCCACACGTTCGGCAAGTGTCACGGGGCGGTCGACCCCAGCTACGTCGGCCCCGAGCCCGAGGGCGCCCCCATCGAGCAGCAGGGTCTGGGCTGGCGGAACACCCACGGCAGCGGAGTCGGCGGCGACGCGCTGACCAGCGGGCTCGAAGGAGCGTGGACGTTCGAGCCGACGAAGTGGGACAACGGGTTCCTCGACAACCTGTTCGGCTACGACTGGGAACTCACCACGAGCCCGGCCGGCGCCCACCAGTGGACTCCCACCGACCCCTCCGCCCGGGACAAGGTGCCCGACGCCCATGACCCGTCCAAGCGGCACGCCCCGATCATGCTGACGACGGACCTCTCGCTGAAGATGGACCCGGTCTACGGCCCGATCGCCCGGCGCTTCCACGAGAACCCGGACCAGTTCGCGCTGGCGTTCGCCAAAGCGTGGTTCAAACTCCTGCACCGCGACATGGGCCCCCGCTCCCGCTACCTCGGCCCGTGGATTCCCGAGCCGCAGCTGTGGCAGGACCCGGTCCCCCCGGTCGACCACGACCTGATCACCGACACCGACATCGCCGCCCTCAAGGCGACCATCCTCGCCTCAGGCCGGTCCGTCTCCCAGCTCGTCACCACCGCCTGGGCCTCGGCCGCCAGCTTCCGCGGCACCGACAAGCGCGGCGGCGCCAACGGAGCACGCATCCGGCTGGCACCGCAGAAGGACTGGGAGGTCAACAACCTGCCCGAAGTGACCGAGACGGTACGGGCACTTGAGCAGATCCAGCAGGACTTCAACGGCTCACAGACCGGCGGGACGAGGGTCTCCCTCGCCGACCTGATCGTCCTGGGCGGCTGCGCGGCCATCGAGAAGTCCGCGGCCGACGCCGGGCACGAGCTGACCGTCCCCTTCACACCGGGGCGCACGGACGCCACACAGGATCAGACCGACGTCGAGTCGTTCGCCGTACTCGAACCCAAGGCGGACGCGTTCCGCAACTACCTCAGGGCGGGCGAGAAGCTCTCCCCCGAGACCCTCCTGCTCGACCGCGCGAACATGCTCAACCTCACTGCCCCCGAAATGACCGTCCTGATCGGCGGCATGCGCGCCCTCGGCACCGCCTACAAGGGCACCGCGCACGGCGCTCTCACCGACCGGCCCCAGACCCTGACCAACGACTTCTTCATCAACCTCCTCGACATGCGCACGCAATGGTCCACCTCGGCCACGGACGAGAACGTGTACGAAGGCCGGGACCGCGAGACCGGCGAGGTGAAGTGGACCGCGACCGCCGTCGACCTCGTCTTCGGCTCGCACTCCCAACTCCGCGCCCTCAGCGAGGTCTACGCCTCCCATGACGCCGACGCGAAGTTCGTACGGGACTTCGTCGCCGCCTGGGACAAGGTGATGAACCTCGACCGGTACGACGTCCGGCGCTGA
- a CDS encoding class I SAM-dependent methyltransferase, which translates to MQDMGVDPVAHNRAAWDKYVQEGNEWSRPVSTEDVERARTGDWSIVLIGHEPVDRSWLPTDLTGKDVLCLASGGGQQGPILAAAGARVTVFDNSPRQLGQDRMVAARDGLELHTVLGDMRDLSAFGDAAFDVVFHPVSNLFAPDLAPVWRECFRVLRPGGTLLAGFLNPDTYLFDHEALDERGELIVVHKLPYSDVTRYSAEERATKFGADAALEYSHTLTDQIGGQLAAGFVLTGFAEAPHHSNASAQFMSSYFATLAVKPG; encoded by the coding sequence GTGCAGGACATGGGTGTCGACCCGGTTGCCCACAATCGGGCGGCCTGGGACAAGTACGTCCAAGAGGGCAACGAGTGGTCGAGGCCGGTGAGTACTGAGGATGTCGAGCGCGCCCGCACGGGCGACTGGTCGATCGTTCTCATCGGGCATGAGCCGGTCGACCGCTCCTGGCTGCCGACGGACCTGACCGGCAAGGACGTGTTGTGCCTGGCCTCCGGCGGTGGCCAGCAGGGTCCGATCCTCGCCGCCGCGGGGGCGCGGGTCACCGTGTTCGACAACTCACCCCGCCAACTCGGCCAGGACCGGATGGTGGCGGCACGCGACGGCCTCGAACTGCACACCGTCCTGGGCGACATGCGCGACCTCAGTGCCTTCGGCGATGCGGCGTTCGACGTCGTGTTCCACCCGGTCTCGAACCTGTTCGCACCGGACCTGGCGCCGGTGTGGCGCGAGTGCTTCCGCGTCCTGCGGCCGGGCGGAACCCTGCTCGCGGGCTTCCTCAACCCTGATACGTACCTGTTCGACCACGAGGCGCTCGACGAGCGCGGCGAGCTGATCGTCGTGCACAAACTGCCCTACAGCGATGTCACGCGGTACTCCGCCGAGGAACGCGCCACAAAGTTCGGCGCGGATGCCGCTCTTGAGTACAGCCACACCCTCACCGACCAGATCGGCGGGCAACTCGCCGCGGGGTTCGTCCTCACCGGCTTCGCGGAAGCACCACACCACTCCAACGCATCCGCGCAATTCATGTCGAGCTATTTCGCGACGCTGGCGGTCAAGCCGGGCTGA
- a CDS encoding phosphotransferase family protein, producing the protein MDEVKVVVAHSERATLRVGDVFLKVDADQARIDIEVEAMSLAPVPTPKILWRKPPVLATAALPGTTLARLGGPSTGSPAAWAAAGAAIRKLHDAPLPPRPGRAGRSIDALTKELDDECEALVTHGVLPTDLVTRNRRVAEAALRPWTPAFTHGDLQIAHVFVDGDEVTGIIDWSEAGQGDALYDLATFVLGHEEHLADVIAGYGTDIDLDVIHAWSSLRSLLAVRPLIEQGFDPFAPGCEVDVLRSRM; encoded by the coding sequence ATGGATGAGGTCAAAGTCGTCGTCGCCCATTCCGAGCGCGCGACTCTGCGCGTCGGCGATGTGTTCCTGAAGGTGGACGCCGATCAGGCGCGCATCGACATCGAGGTCGAGGCGATGTCCCTCGCACCGGTCCCGACCCCGAAGATCCTGTGGCGCAAGCCGCCCGTGCTCGCCACCGCCGCACTCCCGGGGACCACACTCGCACGCCTCGGCGGGCCGTCGACCGGGTCACCGGCGGCGTGGGCCGCGGCGGGCGCCGCGATCCGCAAGCTGCACGACGCGCCCCTGCCGCCCCGGCCGGGCCGGGCCGGCCGAAGCATCGACGCGTTGACAAAGGAACTCGACGACGAGTGCGAGGCGCTCGTGACGCACGGCGTCCTGCCCACCGACCTGGTCACCCGCAACCGCCGGGTCGCCGAGGCCGCGCTGCGGCCATGGACCCCGGCCTTCACCCACGGCGATCTACAGATCGCGCACGTCTTCGTCGACGGCGACGAGGTCACCGGCATCATCGACTGGTCCGAGGCGGGCCAGGGCGATGCCCTGTACGACCTCGCCACCTTCGTGCTCGGACACGAGGAGCACCTCGCCGACGTCATCGCCGGCTACGGCACCGACATCGACCTCGACGTGATCCACGCGTGGTCGTCGTTGCGCAGCCTGCTGGCAGTTCGCCCGCTGATCGAGCAGGGCTTCGACCCCTTCGCGCCGGGCTGTGAGGTCGACGTACTGAGATCCCGGATGTGA